Proteins co-encoded in one Methanomassiliicoccales archaeon genomic window:
- a CDS encoding tRNA (guanine(10)-N(2))-dimethyltransferase, with protein sequence MEIPEDHSINGPGKRVGKVFYNRQMGFNRDVSVCLFPALDLKGRTALDAMAGTGARGVRIANEAEGGFDIWINDAVPEAYEIIERNIELNDLENASPINEDLRCLLTKRVFDYVDIDPFGSPVPYLHSAIIGCKRNGILAATATDTAPLAGTYPKKCVRRYGARPLRCRFGHEVGLRILIGHIVREAAKYDRGVDPILCFYADHYFRVHLKMREGGGSADKSLDLLGFIEYETETGRRTLSKDPGPTNYGPLWIGPLFDPLILGSMESGIELAEPRRMEKMLETWRNELDIPFFYDSDEVSAILGMSPPPLDAILEKLGERGNVSRTHFSPTGFKTEMDFDELLDSFKELV encoded by the coding sequence TTGGAGATCCCTGAAGACCATTCAATTAACGGCCCTGGAAAAAGGGTCGGCAAGGTCTTCTATAACAGGCAAATGGGGTTCAACAGGGACGTTTCCGTGTGCCTGTTCCCCGCCCTCGATCTTAAGGGAAGAACCGCCCTTGATGCTATGGCAGGCACCGGTGCCAGAGGTGTCCGTATCGCGAACGAGGCGGAAGGCGGTTTCGATATTTGGATAAACGATGCGGTACCAGAGGCCTATGAGATAATCGAAAGGAATATTGAGCTGAATGATCTTGAGAATGCCTCCCCAATCAACGAAGATCTGAGATGTCTCTTGACCAAGCGAGTGTTCGACTACGTGGATATCGACCCTTTCGGTTCTCCCGTGCCCTATCTCCATTCGGCGATAATCGGATGCAAGAGGAACGGAATCCTTGCGGCTACAGCGACTGATACCGCCCCGCTTGCCGGTACCTATCCCAAGAAGTGCGTTCGAAGATATGGAGCCAGACCTCTGAGGTGCAGGTTCGGCCACGAGGTCGGCCTTCGCATACTCATTGGACATATTGTCAGAGAAGCCGCAAAATATGATCGCGGGGTCGATCCCATACTATGTTTCTACGCAGACCATTATTTCCGCGTCCATCTGAAGATGAGAGAAGGCGGTGGAAGTGCGGATAAGAGCCTGGATCTACTGGGCTTTATTGAATATGAGACTGAAACTGGCAGGAGAACTCTGTCTAAAGATCCCGGACCGACGAATTATGGACCGTTGTGGATCGGTCCCTTATTCGATCCATTGATTCTTGGCTCCATGGAGTCTGGTATAGAGCTCGCAGAACCGAGGAGGATGGAGAAGATGCTAGAGACTTGGAGAAATGAGCTGGATATTCCATTCTTCTACGATAGCGACGAGGTCTCTGCCATATTGGGAATGTCCCCTCCCCCACTGGACGCGATTCTCGAGAAACTTGGAGAAAGAGGCAATGTATCACGCACGCATTTCTCCCCAACAGGATTCAAGACCGAAATGGATTTCGATGAATTGCTCGATTCCTTCAAGGAACTAGTATGA